One genomic region from Miscanthus floridulus cultivar M001 unplaced genomic scaffold, ASM1932011v1 fs_644_1_2, whole genome shotgun sequence encodes:
- the LOC136532507 gene encoding uncharacterized protein isoform X1, which produces MVSGNLLYRRKRSWRADELVSRSTLQLLDFDDGSPPEHAWRRKLSSHANRLKEFNVTFREAIRMMKLGLRLWSYIREEASHGRKAPIDPFTREGNRPSASQGVPLGGMGSGSISRGFRGEFKHWQITPGSCEMSPVMANQFSIFVTRGGNKKYASVLAPGQLGGLKKSTDDGISSWDWKLKGDRSTYHALFPRAWTVYDGEPDPELKVSCRQISPFIPHDYQESSLPTSVFVYTLVNTGKERAKVSLLMTWANSIGGLSHHCGGHVNEPFIGKNGVSGVLLHHKTANDNPPVTFAIAACENQNVNVTVLPVFGLSGESSVTAREMWGTMVQDGSFDRDNFNASPSMPCLLGDTVCAAVSASTWVEPHGRCTVVFALAWSSPKVKFKKGSTYYRRYTKFYGTSPRSAVNLVEDALMKYKHWEEAIDKWQTPILRDERLPEWYKITLFNELYFLVAGGTVWIDSESLVSDADNKLNPSPPEDSNLPFHDITCNSTVPLIGFDPHEIDDKENVGKFLYLEGIEYFMWCTYDVHFYASFALLDLFPKIELSIQRDFARAVLREDNRRVRFLADGTWGIRKVIGAVAHDLGAHDPWHELNAYNIHDTSRWKDLNPKFVLQIYRDFAATGDKSFGKDVWPAVCTAMEYMEQFDHDGDGMIENDGFPDQTYDAWTVQGVSAYCGCLWLAALQAAAALARSLGHDDYAERCMTRFAKAKSVFEARLWNGSYFNYDSGTSYNSRSIQADQLAGQWYTASSGLPPLFDEDRIKCTLQKIFDYNVMRVKGGRMGAVNGMHPNGKVDETCMQSREIWTGVTYSLAATMLLHGMEHQAFTTAEGIYIAGWSEEGYGYWFQTPEAWTIDGHYRSLIYMRPLAIWAMQWALSPPRSILEAPKVNTMDRAHISPGTFQFIQDSVRKMTPKNGCFGNTVINWDC; this is translated from the exons ATGGTGAGCGGGAATCTGCTCTACCGGAGGAAGCGCTCGTGGCGTGCCGATGAGCTCGTGAGCCGGAGCACGCTGCAATTG CTGGACTTTGATGATGGCTCACCACCGGAGCATGCATGGAGAAGGAAACTAAGTAGTCATGCTAATAGATTGAAGGAGTTCAATGTCACATTCAGAGAAGCAATTAGAATG ATGAAACTTGGTCTCCGACTTTGGTCATACATTCGGGAAGAAGCTTCTCATGGAAGG AAAGCACCAATCGATCCATTCACTAGAGAGGGCAACAGACCCTCAGCCTCACAAGGAGTACCTCTTGGTGGGATGGG GAGTGGTAGCATTTCAAGAGGCTTTAGAGGAGAATTCAAGCATTGGCAGATAACTCCTGGTTCTTGTGAAATGTCACCTGTGATGGCCAATCAATTTTCG ATCTTTGTCACTCGGGGAGGAAACAAGAAATACGCTTCAGTTTTGGCCCCTGGTCAACTTGGTGGTTTGAA GAAATCTACTGATGATGGTATATCGTCCTGGGACTGGAAATTGAAGGGCGATCGTTCAACATATCATGCTTTGTTTCCTCGAGCATGGACTGTTTATGATG GTGAGCCAGATCCTGAACTGAAAGTATCCTGCCGTCAAATATCTCCATTTATTCCCCATGATTACCAAGAGAGCAGTCTTCCTACCTCTGTTTTTGTATATACT CTAGTGAATACTGGAAAGGAAAGGGCAAAAGTTAGCCTATTGATGACTTGGGCG AATTCTATAGGAGGACTTTCACATCATTGTGGGGGTCACGTAAATGAGCCATTCAT AGGAAAAAATGGAGTTTCTGGTGTTCTTCTACATCACAA GACAGCCAATGACAATCCTCCTGTAACATTTGCAATTGCGGCATGTGAAAATCAAAATGTAAATGTCACAGTATTGCCTGTTTTTGGGCTTTCTGGAGAAAGTTCTGTTACTGCTAGGGAAATGTGGGGCACAATGGTCCAG GATGGTTCCTTTGACCGAGATAATTTCAATGCTAGTCCCAGCATGCCTTGTTTGCTGGGCGATACAGTTTGTGCAGCAGTTTCTGCTTCCACCTGGGTTGAACCACATGGAAGATGTACAGTTGTATTTGCATTGGCTTGGTCTTCTCCTAAGGTTAAGTTTAAAAAGGGGAGTACATACTACAG GAGATATACAAAGTTCTATGGAACTTCTCCAAGATCAGCCGTCAATTTGGTAGAGGACGCTTTGATGA AGTATAAGCATTGGGAAGAAGCGATTGATAAGTGGCAGACCCCGATTCTCCGAGATGAGAGGCTTCCAGAATG GTACAAGATTACACTCTTTAATGAGCTGTACTTCCTAGTTGCCGGTGGAACCGTTTGGATTG ATAGTGAATCTTTGGTGTCTGATGCTGATAACAAGTTGAATCCAAGTCCCCCAGAAGACAGTAACTTGCCATTTCATGATATCACATGCAATTCTACAGTTCCACTCATCGGTTTTGACCCACATGAGATCGATGACAAAGAAAATGTTGGGAAGTTTTTGTACCTTGAAGGAATAGAATACTTCATGTGGTGCACCTATGATGTACACTTCTATGCCTCCTTTGCTCTTTTGGATCTGTTTCCTAAGATTGAATTGAGCATTCAACGTGATTTTGCTAGAGCTGTTTTGCGGGAAGATAACAGAAGAGTCAGATTTCTTGCTGATGGTACCTGGGGTATTCGTAAAGTAATCGGTGCTGTCGCCCATGATCTTGGAGCACATGATCCTTGGCATGAATTGAATGCTTACAACATACATGATACAAGTAGATGGAAAGATCTTAATCCCAAGTTCGTGCTTCAGATTTACAGGGATTTTGCTGCAACAGGTGATAAGTCATTTGGCAAGGATGTCTGGCCTGCAGTCTGTACTGCTATGGAATACATGGAACAatttgatcatgatggtgatggtATGATTGAAAATGATGGATTTCCTGATCAAACTTACGATGCTTGGACAGTTCAAGGAGTAAGTGCATATTGTGGTTGCCTCTGGCTTGCTGCCCTTCAAGCTGCAGCGGCACTGGCCCGAAGCCTTGGACATGATGATTATGCTGAGAGGTGCATGACAAGATTTGCAAAAGCTAAATCTGTATTTGAAGCCAGGTTATGGAATGGTTCATACTTCAATTATGACAGTGGTACAAGTTATAATAGCCGCTCCATCCAGGCAGATCAGCTGGCTGGACAATGGTATACAGCATCGTCAGGTTTACCTCCTCTATTTGATGAGGATAGGATAAAATGCACGCTTCAGAAAATATTTGACTATAATGTGATGAGGGTGAAAGGAGGACGTATGGGAGCCGTGAATGGTATGCATCCAAATGGGAAGGTAGATGAAACCTGTATGCAGTCAAGAGAAATCTGGACTGGAGTAACATATAGTTTAGCAGCAACGATGCTTCTCCATGGAATGGAGCATCAGGCCTTCACTACTGCAGAAGGCATTTATATAGCAGGATGGTCTGAAGAGGGCTATGG GTACTGGTTCCAAACTCCAGAAGCATGGACAATTGACGGTCACTATAGGTCACTGATATATATGCGCCCCCTTGCAATCTGGGCAATGCAGTGGGCCTTGTCGCCTCCAAGGTCGATACTGGAGGCGCCAAAGGTAAATACAATGGACAGAGCTCACATTTCTCCAGGCACGTTCCAATTTATCCAGGACAGCGTTAGAAAGATGACACCCAAGAACGGTTGTTTTGGAAACACTGTAATTAACTGGGATTGTTGA
- the LOC136532507 gene encoding uncharacterized protein isoform X2: MSPVMANQFSIFVTRGGNKKYASVLAPGQLGGLKKSTDDGISSWDWKLKGDRSTYHALFPRAWTVYDGEPDPELKVSCRQISPFIPHDYQESSLPTSVFVYTLVNTGKERAKVSLLMTWANSIGGLSHHCGGHVNEPFIGKNGVSGVLLHHKTANDNPPVTFAIAACENQNVNVTVLPVFGLSGESSVTAREMWGTMVQDGSFDRDNFNASPSMPCLLGDTVCAAVSASTWVEPHGRCTVVFALAWSSPKVKFKKGSTYYRRYTKFYGTSPRSAVNLVEDALMKYKHWEEAIDKWQTPILRDERLPEWYKITLFNELYFLVAGGTVWIDSESLVSDADNKLNPSPPEDSNLPFHDITCNSTVPLIGFDPHEIDDKENVGKFLYLEGIEYFMWCTYDVHFYASFALLDLFPKIELSIQRDFARAVLREDNRRVRFLADGTWGIRKVIGAVAHDLGAHDPWHELNAYNIHDTSRWKDLNPKFVLQIYRDFAATGDKSFGKDVWPAVCTAMEYMEQFDHDGDGMIENDGFPDQTYDAWTVQGVSAYCGCLWLAALQAAAALARSLGHDDYAERCMTRFAKAKSVFEARLWNGSYFNYDSGTSYNSRSIQADQLAGQWYTASSGLPPLFDEDRIKCTLQKIFDYNVMRVKGGRMGAVNGMHPNGKVDETCMQSREIWTGVTYSLAATMLLHGMEHQAFTTAEGIYIAGWSEEGYGYWFQTPEAWTIDGHYRSLIYMRPLAIWAMQWALSPPRSILEAPKVNTMDRAHISPGTFQFIQDSVRKMTPKNGCFGNTVINWDC; this comes from the exons ATGTCACCTGTGATGGCCAATCAATTTTCG ATCTTTGTCACTCGGGGAGGAAACAAGAAATACGCTTCAGTTTTGGCCCCTGGTCAACTTGGTGGTTTGAA GAAATCTACTGATGATGGTATATCGTCCTGGGACTGGAAATTGAAGGGCGATCGTTCAACATATCATGCTTTGTTTCCTCGAGCATGGACTGTTTATGATG GTGAGCCAGATCCTGAACTGAAAGTATCCTGCCGTCAAATATCTCCATTTATTCCCCATGATTACCAAGAGAGCAGTCTTCCTACCTCTGTTTTTGTATATACT CTAGTGAATACTGGAAAGGAAAGGGCAAAAGTTAGCCTATTGATGACTTGGGCG AATTCTATAGGAGGACTTTCACATCATTGTGGGGGTCACGTAAATGAGCCATTCAT AGGAAAAAATGGAGTTTCTGGTGTTCTTCTACATCACAA GACAGCCAATGACAATCCTCCTGTAACATTTGCAATTGCGGCATGTGAAAATCAAAATGTAAATGTCACAGTATTGCCTGTTTTTGGGCTTTCTGGAGAAAGTTCTGTTACTGCTAGGGAAATGTGGGGCACAATGGTCCAG GATGGTTCCTTTGACCGAGATAATTTCAATGCTAGTCCCAGCATGCCTTGTTTGCTGGGCGATACAGTTTGTGCAGCAGTTTCTGCTTCCACCTGGGTTGAACCACATGGAAGATGTACAGTTGTATTTGCATTGGCTTGGTCTTCTCCTAAGGTTAAGTTTAAAAAGGGGAGTACATACTACAG GAGATATACAAAGTTCTATGGAACTTCTCCAAGATCAGCCGTCAATTTGGTAGAGGACGCTTTGATGA AGTATAAGCATTGGGAAGAAGCGATTGATAAGTGGCAGACCCCGATTCTCCGAGATGAGAGGCTTCCAGAATG GTACAAGATTACACTCTTTAATGAGCTGTACTTCCTAGTTGCCGGTGGAACCGTTTGGATTG ATAGTGAATCTTTGGTGTCTGATGCTGATAACAAGTTGAATCCAAGTCCCCCAGAAGACAGTAACTTGCCATTTCATGATATCACATGCAATTCTACAGTTCCACTCATCGGTTTTGACCCACATGAGATCGATGACAAAGAAAATGTTGGGAAGTTTTTGTACCTTGAAGGAATAGAATACTTCATGTGGTGCACCTATGATGTACACTTCTATGCCTCCTTTGCTCTTTTGGATCTGTTTCCTAAGATTGAATTGAGCATTCAACGTGATTTTGCTAGAGCTGTTTTGCGGGAAGATAACAGAAGAGTCAGATTTCTTGCTGATGGTACCTGGGGTATTCGTAAAGTAATCGGTGCTGTCGCCCATGATCTTGGAGCACATGATCCTTGGCATGAATTGAATGCTTACAACATACATGATACAAGTAGATGGAAAGATCTTAATCCCAAGTTCGTGCTTCAGATTTACAGGGATTTTGCTGCAACAGGTGATAAGTCATTTGGCAAGGATGTCTGGCCTGCAGTCTGTACTGCTATGGAATACATGGAACAatttgatcatgatggtgatggtATGATTGAAAATGATGGATTTCCTGATCAAACTTACGATGCTTGGACAGTTCAAGGAGTAAGTGCATATTGTGGTTGCCTCTGGCTTGCTGCCCTTCAAGCTGCAGCGGCACTGGCCCGAAGCCTTGGACATGATGATTATGCTGAGAGGTGCATGACAAGATTTGCAAAAGCTAAATCTGTATTTGAAGCCAGGTTATGGAATGGTTCATACTTCAATTATGACAGTGGTACAAGTTATAATAGCCGCTCCATCCAGGCAGATCAGCTGGCTGGACAATGGTATACAGCATCGTCAGGTTTACCTCCTCTATTTGATGAGGATAGGATAAAATGCACGCTTCAGAAAATATTTGACTATAATGTGATGAGGGTGAAAGGAGGACGTATGGGAGCCGTGAATGGTATGCATCCAAATGGGAAGGTAGATGAAACCTGTATGCAGTCAAGAGAAATCTGGACTGGAGTAACATATAGTTTAGCAGCAACGATGCTTCTCCATGGAATGGAGCATCAGGCCTTCACTACTGCAGAAGGCATTTATATAGCAGGATGGTCTGAAGAGGGCTATGG GTACTGGTTCCAAACTCCAGAAGCATGGACAATTGACGGTCACTATAGGTCACTGATATATATGCGCCCCCTTGCAATCTGGGCAATGCAGTGGGCCTTGTCGCCTCCAAGGTCGATACTGGAGGCGCCAAAGGTAAATACAATGGACAGAGCTCACATTTCTCCAGGCACGTTCCAATTTATCCAGGACAGCGTTAGAAAGATGACACCCAAGAACGGTTGTTTTGGAAACACTGTAATTAACTGGGATTGTTGA